A window of Fusarium oxysporum Fo47 chromosome II, complete sequence genomic DNA:
AGTCTTTGAACTCGTGACGAATCTGTACCTGCGTTGACATAGCCATTCATACAAAAAACGCCAGGGCGAACTCGGCGGATCAAGGAAGTGTCTAATGCATGCGCCTTAAAGCTACGGCCAATCACTATCTCCAATGCCTTGGATGATAAGCCTCCACGGTTGTGGACGGCTGAATCACCTTGCATCACAAGCGCCAAAATTCCCCCGCAACGTCCACATCCGTGGAGCGATCAATTGTTAACAATGAGGCCTCTCAAACAATATTCGCTGTCGATGGCTTCCACATCGGTGGAAGAAGATCTGCAACAAACGGTAACAATTCCAGTAACCCTCGAGCTAGACGTCCTAGCTTCCACGATCGTGGGACCAAGCCGCCCGGCTACTATAGCATACCGCTATTCTCGGTAACTTGGCATCCGATCTATCGAACTTTATTCCACACCGCATGTTGTCGCTATTCGATTTAAACCCTTCTGGAACCCATTTCAGTACGATGAAACAGGTTGGGATGCGTACGTTCATCTAATGATTTGGCTGAATAAAAGATGTCGGTGGTTTTTTGTACACCAACACACAATTGTGGTGCGGCTCTGCGCTTGTCTGCCTGTCAAGGCTATGTTCATGCAATAAAGACGCCTCCGCAATGGTGGATGAGGCAGATAGTTCGCGTTATACAAAACCAATAACTATACAACCAACCCGTACAATGAAACACAATTAACCTTTGTTTAATCTCGCACATTCAATAAGCTTCAATTGCAATCTCCAGGCTCATAGGGTTTAAAGGGGATGAACCACGCTGGCGCCCTGTTACAGAAGTACCTGAAACCTGACCAGTAGCGGCACAATGTTTTCGCCATTTCCAGTACGACACCGTTGGAGACTGTCTAACCGTGAGGGCGACGGACCGTCCACCCCAGGCTTACACAAACGTTTCACCAAACGCTTCTCGCAATTCTGCAGACGCAAACGAAATAAAACCGATGCCAAAGTGGCTGCGAAAACAAAGCATACATGGAATACAACATCAAACAATGGAAATGATGATCGCGAGTCAATTGGCCAGGATATGACCTATAAAGCCCTGAGCCTACTGTTCAAGTCAGGCTACCCTGTAGCTAACATCCTTGCCCGAGCGAGGCTGCAAATTCAGCAAAATGGTAAATAGCTTTCCAAAACAACTCTGGCTGCGTTGAACCTGTCATTGACATAAAGACAATTAGTTCTCAATGCGCATAGTGGCCATCTGGGGGATTTGGGCCCAGCCTTGCGCATCGGCCCGTTTCCGACGTTGGATCTTGTCCCTCAGAAGCTAGACATCTCTACAGGGGATCAACacagggctgctgctgggggCCCCTCTAGCCAGAAAAGGCCACCAGGGAGCCCTGGCAAGTCTGGTAGCAACAGCAAGAAGCCGCGCAAGGAGAACAGACAATCCGACGACGACAAAGCCCAGAATGACGCAGATGGTGATGGCGACGAGGCCCAGAGCGACACAGATagtgatgacgacgaggacgacgaagGTGATTCTAGCCGCGATGGACCACGTTTTCCTCTACCCAAAAGTTCCCCCGACCGCAAAAGATTTGCATGCCCATTCTACAAGTACCATCCAGCTCGGTACTGTAACTGCAAAGGGCTCCGCATAACTTCCATCAGCTATGTTACTCAGCACATCGGCAGACGCCACGTATTGAAACAGTGTACGATGGATGTACAGCAAACCGCCCAATCAACGGATGACAATTCCACTTACCTGGAGAGGACGACAGACCCCGATAAGATCGTTTTCTACTGTCCGACATGCCGGGATGAGTTCCATGGCCGTGGCGCTGATGTCAGATGGGAACGCCACACAGGATGCCAGGCAAAAAGCATTGCACAGACGGGTGTTTTACTACCGGCAGAGTTTGAAAAGCTCAAAGAGGATGTCACTGCGACGTCTGGCAATGACAACAAATGGGGGAAGATATGGAGAACATTATACCCGGGAACATCGATACCAACCCAGTATAACGAGGCGGAAACTGTTGCTCCAATTGGTGTTGATGTACAGCCACATAACGCTATCCAACATCACCCATTACCCGGAGCTGTCAATGAAACTTACCATCCTGCTCCTCCACAAGGTTTCGTTCAGCAAGTAGCGGATTTTACGCAAGACCCTCACACTTATTTCGGCGATGACCGCTTTACCGACATGTTTAATGACTCCTGGGGTACGGCGGATGAGATTAGAGATCTGAATTATGCTACAAGCCACATCCCGAACCCTGTACCGACTGATGTGCCGACGACAATGAGGCCGGGGCGATTCGACCCTAGTTTTATGCAGTCGCTCATATCAGCAACGACACAAAATCCGCCATTTCCCAATAATGCCTGGGCCCAGAACAACTATCGCGGCACTCAATAATTGAAGCTCTGAGATTTTAACGACATCatatattcttcttcatttGAACATATTTACTTCTTATCTTGGATTTCTGCGTTTAGAAGCGAGGAGTGGGGCAGCcgaataaaaaaaaaaaaaggcatTGGCGTTGCGAACATATTTGAGGTCTTGGGTTTTAATGGTGATATAGGGTGGGTAATTGAAGCGTTAAGGGAGTTATGGCAAATTGATCATGGGTTATAAATATTGGTTCGCTCTAACAACAGTATTGTTAAGGTACCTTGCGGCTGCATGGCGTTAGATGGCACCTAAAGAATTAGAAGACAGTTAGTTAGACGTCACCTCCATATGATGAGACTTATAGAAACCTTCACATCAATTTGTTACAGTTTACCTACCCTCTATACTCAACGCGATGGAGGCACATAAAAGATGCCCCGACAAGCGCTTGGCTCGAATATTGACGAGAGTAATATTGGATTGAGGCTCTACTAACAAAGTCCAAACAAGCTTGCGCGCCAATCAGATCTTGAGAACATTCCGAACGTGGTGAATCCACCATCAGGCCACTGACCCATGCTCAGACTAGGGGCTCCCTCAGGGCAGAATGACGACACTCGGCCAAAATGTGAGATGACTTTCGGATCATGTGAATTCGAACTTCTGGGGTCTCCCCGTACCCAGCGTATGGAAATCAGCAGCTTTCAGCGATCAGGCCATAGCTTCGTAGCAGCACCATTCGAGTTCATTCTCGCGAACGCCCATGATCTCAGTGCACAAGACCAAATTATCGGGATCAGCCGGGTCAATTGAGGATAAAAGAGGATTGAACCGCAACTTGGGAATAGCATTCATCAAACCAATTAACTACCAAACCAATTGAACACCACTCAAGTCACCACTGAACATCCAAAACATTATTATTGGATAAACACAAGAATCATGACGACCAATTCATTCGGCTCAGCGCTTCCCCGCTTCGATTTTCCCCGCCAACCCGCTGCTCCAAAACTGACAGCCCGAGCTGCTCGCGCATTCCCCACAGTTGCCATTGTCGCTACAGCTGGTACGTTTCCAATTCAACTTCACCTGCAATTGACAGAAACTAACACTTGTGCAGCGGCTTATTACTACACATACTACTATTCTCCCAGTCGTGAATATCACATGTACACACATTCTTCGATACAGAATAGTCAGATGTTCCAAAGCACAAGGAGTACAAAACCCAAGGCAGAGATAACGCCTTCGGAACGGATGGAAGAAATAGGGTTATGGTGGACGGCATATTGAACGGAAAAACAC
This region includes:
- a CDS encoding uncharacterized protein (expressed protein); amino-acid sequence: MFSPFPVRHRWRLSNREGDGPSTPGLHKRFTKRFSQFCRRKRNKTDAKVAAKTKHTWNTTSNNGNDDRESIGQDMTYKALSLLFKSGYPVANILARARLQIQQNVLNAHSGHLGDLGPALRIGPFPTLDLVPQKLDISTGDQHRAAAGGPSSQKRPPGSPGKSGSNSKKPRKENRQSDDDKAQNDADGDGDEAQSDTDSDDDEDDEGDSSRDGPRFPLPKSSPDRKRFACPFYKYHPARYCNCKGLRITSISYVTQHIGRRHVLKQCTMDVQQTAQSTDDNSTYLERTTDPDKIVFYCPTCRDEFHGRGADVRWERHTGCQAKSIAQTGVLLPAEFEKLKEDVTATSGNDNKWGKIWRTLYPGTSIPTQYNEAETVAPIGVDVQPHNAIQHHPLPGAVNETYHPAPPQGFVQQVADFTQDPHTYFGDDRFTDMFNDSWGTADEIRDLNYATSHIPNPVPTDVPTTMRPGRFDPSFMQSLISATTQNPPFPNNAWAQNNYRGTQ